Proteins encoded by one window of Ascochyta rabiei chromosome 1, complete sequence:
- a CDS encoding Inositol-phosphate phosphatase gives MSEISREELDTIYAFAVDLGKRAGQMLKDAAQLRMDGGGGTKAQDEHIQKANAVDLVTETDENVETFIKDEITQNYPSHKFVGEESYSKGASRDYLIDESPTWCVDPLDGTINYIHLFPMFCVSIAFIHKNKPLVGVIYAPFINQFFSSCAGRGAFLNETQQLPLIRNPIASMPENAPAGCVFSCEWGKDRKDIPGGNMHRKIESFVNMAAELGGRSGRGGMVHGVRSLGSATLDLAYVAMGSFDIWWEGGCWEWDVAAGIAILLEAGGLMTTANPPPDEATCPIPDVKLGSRLYLAIRLDAKAKRELFEKYGAEFET, from the exons ATGTCCGAAATATCAAGAGAAGAGCTGGATACGATTTATGCATTCGCCGTCGACCTAGGGAAGCGGGCGGGACAGATGCTTAAGGATGCTGCACAGTTGAGAATGGATGGAGGCGGCGGAACCAAAGCTCAGGATGAGCATATACAGAAGGCGAACGCAGTAGACTTGGTCACCGAAACGGATGAAAACGTCGAAACTTTTATCAAAGATGAAATCACACAAAATTACCCTTCACATAA GTTCGTGGGCGAGGAGTCGTACTCAAAAGGCGCCAGCCGGGATTATCTCATTGATGAGAGCCCTACGTGGTGTGTCGACCCGCTGGACGGCACTATCAACTACATCCACCTTTTCCCGATGTTTTGTGTCTCGATCGCCTTCATTCACAAGAACAAGCCTCTTGTCGGAGTAATCTATGCGCCGTTCATCAACCAGTTTTTCTCCTCGTGCGCTGGTCGCGGAGCTTTTCTGAACGAAACACAGCAGCTCCCACTGATTCGCAATCCAATTGCTTCCATGCCCGAGAATGCCCCAGCAGGCTGTGTGTTCTCCTGCGAGTGGGGCaaggatagaaaagatattCCGGGTGGCAACATGCATCGCAAGATCGAGAGTTTTGTCAACATGGCAGCAGAGCTTGGTGGCAGGTCAGGGAGAGGTGGCATGGTACATGGAGTGCGAAGTTTGGGAAGTGCAACACTAGATTTGGCGTATGTCGCGATGGGATCATTTGATATTTGGTGGGAAGGTGGATGTTGGGAGTG GGACGTTGCGGCAGGCATCGCGATCTTGCTCGAAGCAGGAGGATTAATGACGACTGCGAATCCACCTCCAGACGAAGCAACATGCCCAATACCGGATGTCAAGCTGGGTAGCCGGCTGTACCTCGCCATCCG ACTGGACGCCAAAGCCAAGAGAGAACTGTTCGAGAAGTATGGCGCCGAGTTCGAAACTTAG
- a CDS encoding 4-hydroxyphenylpyruvate dioxygenase, with protein MVCRPGISSMSLGRCYAGHSFEHKMSTAAKHGLQGIELFYEDLCDLAPSKSSSDLLTAAAYVRDLCLSLGLEIICLQPFMHYEGLLDRQRHEERIEEMRLWMKLAHALGTDIVQVPSSFLPKSEISSDLDLIVSDLQKIADMGLQQTPVIRFAYESLCWGTYCDKWERCWEIVQLVDRPNFGICLDSFNILGRLYADPTSDTGCNVNAEQVVAQSIQRLVKQIKPHREKIFFIQIVDAERLDAPLKPGHPFYNAKQPSRMSWSRNCRLFYGETEYGAYLPVKHVANAIINEIGYDGWVSFELFNRAMERKDHGVVEELASRCAIGWEKMVIDLGLETAPSPFVKTTGKEDTRKDSTRTSFENARL; from the coding sequence ATGGTTTGCCGACCGGGTATCTCCTCCATGTCGCTAGGCCGATGCTATGCCGGCCACAGCTTTGAGCACAAGATGTCTACGGCAGCGAAACATGGCCTCCAAGGCATCGAACTGTTCTACGAAGACCTTTGCGATCTTGCGCCCTCAAAATCATCATCAGATCTCCTCACAGCAGCTGCTTACGTACGGGACCTATGTTTATCACTTGGACTTGAGATCATCTGCCTGCAACCGTTCATGCACTATGAGGGTCTGCTGGACCGACAGAGGCACGAAGAGCGGATAGAAGAGATGAGACTCTGGATGAAGTTGGCACACGCCCTGGGTACGGACATTGTACAGGTGCCATCGTCGTTCCTTCCCAAATCCGAGATCTCGTCTGATCTCGACCTAATCGTTTCCGACCTGCAAAAAATAGCAGACATGGGCTTGCAACAAACACCAGTTATCCGTTTTGCATACGAGAGCCTGTGCTGGGGTACATATTGCGACAAGTGGGAGCGGTGCTGGGAGATTGTCCAGCTCGTCGACCGACCCAACTTCGGTATCTGCCTCGACAGCTTCAACATCCTCGGCAGGCTATATGCAGACCCCACATCAGACACTGGGTGCAACGTGAACGCAGAGCAGGTCGTCGCACAGTCGATACAAAGACTCGTCAAGCAGATCAAGCCGCACCGCGAGAAGATCTTCTTCATCCAGATCGTCGATGCTGAGAGGCTCGACGCGCCTTTGAAGCCAGGTCATCCATTCTACAACGCTAAACAGCCGAGCCGCATGTCGTGGAGTAGGAACTGCAGATTGTTTTATGGCGAGACGGAGTACGGTGCCTATCTGCCAGTCAAACACGTTGCAAATGCCATCATCAACGAGATCGGCTACGATGGCTGGGTCAGTTTTGAGCTTTTCAACCGCGCCATGGAGAGAAAAGACCACGGGGTCGTCGAGGAGCTGGCTTCGCGATGTGCGATTGGTTGGGAGAAGATGGTAATTGATCTCGGGCTTGAGACGGCGCCCAGTCCGTTTGTTAAGACCACAGGCAAGGAAGACACACGGAAAGACAGCACACGAACGAGTTTTGAAAACGCGAGGCTATAG
- a CDS encoding 3-dehydroquinate dehydratase, with product MSKSILLINGPNLNLLGTREPATYGSTTLPQVVEAAQKQCTEKLIKFAHLQSNHEGVILDRIHEARENVDAIIINPGAFTHTSVAIRDALLGVDIPFIEVHISNVHAREAFRHHSYLSDKAVAVICGLGTYGYEAAIEYASRHIEPREKA from the coding sequence ATGTCCAAATCAATCCTACTCATCAATGGTCCTAATCTGAACCTTCTTGGCACACGCGAGCCTGCTACATACGGTTCTACTACACTTCCTCAGGTCGTCGAGGCCGCACAAAAACAATGCACTGAGAAATTGATCAAATTTGCGCACCTGCAGTCCAACCACGAGGGTGTAATACTGGACCGCATTCACGAAGCGCGTGAAAATGTGGACGCTATTATAATCAACCCTGGGGCTTTCACACATACCAGTGTCGCGATAAGAGACGCTTTACTGGGTGTGGATATCCCCTTTATCGAAGTTCACATCAGCAACGTACATGCACGAGAGGCTTTTAGACACCACAGTTACCTAAGTGACAAGGCTGTTGCTGTGATTTGCGGGTTGGGAACCTACGGGTACGAGGCTGCGATCGAGTATGCATCAAGGCATATCGAACCACGAGAGAAGGCTTAG
- a CDS encoding ubiquitin ligase (cullin) of SCF has protein sequence MASTMPPVPAKDDVNATWKYLEAGVDKIMTNLRGGMDMKTYMGLYTAIHNFCTAQKAVAGSSFTTNNNRGGAHLLGEDLYQHLIEYLKAHLAGVQAQSKEHVDEALLTFYIKEWNRYTTAGQYNNHLFRYLNRHWVKREMDEGKKHIYDIYTLHLVRWKEDMFFGTQESVMRSVLKLVEKQRNGETIEQSHIKSVVDSFVSLGLDEADSSKSTLDVYKQYFEKPFLDATAKYYDNESKQFLAENSVVEYMKKAEARLDEEKDRVPLYLLNEIMSPLMRTCEQSLITNHSQALREEFQILLDHDKQEDLGRMYKLLARIPEGLDPLRSRFETHVRKAGLQAVEKLAQEGESLEPKIYVEALLEIHTQYQDLVNKAFNGESEFVRSLDNACREFVNRNKICKSGSNKSPELLAKYTDTLLKRSGAKMSEEDDMEKLLTQIMTVFKYIEDKDVFQKFYSRMLAKRLVQTTSASDDAETSMISKLKEACGFEYTNKLQRMFQDMQISKDLNGAFKEWQSNNLDETDVKASVDASYHILGTGFWPLQPPTTPFTAPQLIVQTYERFARFYNHKHQGRKLTWLWQLCKGEVKANYCKVAGSKASPTFQVSTYQMAIMLLFNDSDSVTYDEIAEATKLNKETLDPSLGVFIKAKVLIAQPDGAKPESGTTYKLNTGFKTKKVKMNLNIGIKSEQKAEAEDTHKTIEEDRKLLMQSAIVRIMKSRKKMKHQQLVSETIQQIKNRFMPRVPDIKKCIDILLEKEYLERLEDDELGYLA, from the exons ATGGCTTCTACGATGCCGCCCGTCCCTGCAAAGGACGATGTCAACGCTAC TTGGAAATATCTAGAGGCTGGCGTCGATAAGATCATGACCAACCTGCGAGGGGGTATGGACATGAAGACATACATGGGCCTTTACACCGCCATTCATAACTTCTGTACCGCACAGAAAGCCGTCGCCGGCTCGTCCTTCACTACTAACAACAACCGCGGCGGTGCGCACCTACTTGGAGAGGACCTCTACCAACATCTGATCGAATACCTCAAGGCACATTTGGCTGGCGTACAAGCACAGTCAAAGGAGCATGTCGATGAGGCGCTTCTCACCTTCTACATCAAGGAGTGGAACAGGTACACGACTGCTGGGCAGTACAACAATCACTTGTTCAGATACCTGAACCGTCATTGGGTAAAGCGCGAGATGGATGAGGGCAAGAAGCACATCTACGACATCTACACGCTGCATTTGGTTCGGTGGAAGGAAGACATGTTCTTTGGCACACAAGAGAGCGTCATGCGCTCCGTCCTGAAGCTAGTCGAGAAGCAACGAAACGGCGAGACCATAGAACAGTCCCACATCAAATCAGTGGTCGATTCCTTTGTGTCACTAGGTTTGGACGAGGCTGATAGCTCGAAATCGACGCTGGACGTATACAAGCAGTACTTTGAGAAGCCGTTCTTGGACGCTACCGCGAAATACTACGACAACGAGTCGAAACAATTTCTCGCCGAGAACAGCGTTGTTGAGTACATGAAGAAGGCCGAGGCACGCCTGGACGAAGAGAAGGATCGCGTTCCCCTCTACCTGCTCAACGAGATCATGTCTCCGTTAATGCGAACGTGTGAGCAGTCCCTGATCACGAATCACTCCCAAGCCCTGCGGGAGGAGTTTCAAATCCTTCTGGACCACGACAAACAAGAAGATCTTGGCCGGATGTACAAGCTCCTCGCTCGCATTCCCGAAGGTCTGGACCCCCTGCGCAGCCGCTTCGAGACTCACGTCCGCAAGGCGGGCTTGCAAGCAGTTGAGAAGCTAGCGCAGGAGGGTGAGAGCTTGGAACCCAAGATCTATGTTGAGGCTCTTCTCGAGATTCACACTCAATACCAGGATCTTGTCAACAAGGCTTTTAACGGCGAGTCTGAATTTGTGCGTTCTTTGGACAACGCATGCAGAGAATTTGTCAACCGCAATAAGATCTGCAAGTCTGGCTCCAACAAGTCACCGGAACTTCTCGCCAAGTACACCGATACTCTGTTGAAACGATCGGGGGCGAAGATGAGCGAGGAAGACGACATGGAGAAGTTGTTGACTCAGATTATGACCGTCTTCAAGTACATTGAGGACAAGGACGTCTTCCAGAAGTTCTACTCGCGTATGCTGGCGAAGCGTCTCGTTCAGACTACCTCTGCATCCGACGACGCCGAGACTAGCATGATCAGCAAGCTCAAGGAGGCATGCGGTTTTGAGTACACCAACAAGCTCCAGCGTATGTTCCAGGATATGCAGATCTCCAAGGATCTTAACGGAGCCTTTAAGGAATGGCAGTCCAACAACTTGGACGAGACTGATGTCAAGGCCAGCGTCGATGCCAGCTATCACATTCTTGGTACCGGTTTCTGGCCGCTCCAGCCGCCTACTACACCCTTCACAGCCCCGCAGTTGATTGTTCAGACCTACGAGCGTTTTGCACGCTTCTATAACCACAAGCACCAAGGTCGTAAGCTCACATGGCTATGGCAACTATGCAAGGGTGAAGTAAAGGCCAACTACTGCAAGGTCGCTGGTTCCAAGGCTTCTCCAACTTTCCAGGTTTCTACATATCAGATGGCCATCATGCTTCTCTTCAACGACAGTGATAGCGTCACCTACGACGAAATCGCAGAGGCTACCAAGCTCAACAAGGAGACGCTCGATCCTAGCTTGGGTGTGTTCATCAAGGCTAAAGTCTTGATTGCTCAGCCAGACGGTGCCAAGCCTGAATCAGGTACAACCTACAAGCTCAACACAGGCTTCAAGACCAAGAAGGTCAAGATGAACCTGAACATCGGAATCAAGTCCGAGCAGAAGGCGGAGGCTGAGGATACGCACAAGACGATTGAGGAGGACCGAAAGCTACTCATGCAG TCGGCCATTGTGCGTATCATGAAGTCTCGCAAGAAGATGAAGCATCAGCAGCTTGTCTCTGAGACGATTCAACAGATCAAGAACCGATTCATGCCCCGTGTTCCAGACATCAAGAAGTGCATAGACATTCTACTCGAGAAGGAGTACCTGGAGCGTCTCGAAGACGACGAGCTCGGCTACCTCGCGTAA